CGGAGCTTGAGCACCGCGCCCGCGGGGACCTCGAAGCCCGATCCCCACGGCATCTCGACCGCGGGCGTCCGCACGGCCACGTCCGGCAGCGCCGCGACCGGCCCGAGCACCTCGATGGCCACCGGCTCGACCGGCGTGCCGCCCGTGGCCGCGAGAGCCGGGCCCACCTCGTGGACGGCACCCACGAGGGACAGCCGCACGGGCGCCGTGGCCGCCGCGAGCAACGCGGGCAGACGGGCCGTGTCGCACACGAGCGGCCCGAGCAGGACGCCGACCGGGCCCTCGCTCCGGGCCCGGTGCTGCTTGACGGCCACGTCCACCGGGGCGTTCCCCGGCGGGAAGATCGCGGCGTCGTCGAAGAACCCGTCGAACGTCGCCGTCATGAGCGGCCCCACGAGAGGTGGTAGACGCCGTCGTCGGCCGCGCGGCCGCCCTCACCCAGCTCGAGCGGGCGGAACGTGTCGACCATGACCGCGAGCTCGTCGAAGGACTCCGCGCCCAGGCTCGCCTCGATCGACGACGGCTGGGGCCCGTGGGAGTGGCCCCCCGGGTGCACCGAGACCGAGCCCTTGGCGATGCCGGAGCCCTTGCGCGCCTCGTAGTCGCCGTCGACGTAGAACATGATCTCGTCGGAGTCGACGTTCGAGTGGTAGTACGGCACGGGGATCGCGCGCGGGTGGTAGTCCACCTTGCGCGGCACGAAGTTGCAGACGACGAAGTTGTTCGCCTCGAACACCTGGTGCACCGGCGGCGGCTGGTGGACCCGCCCGGTGATCGGCTCGAAGTCGACCACGTTGAACGCGTACGGGTAGAGGCAGCCGTCCCAGCCCACGACGTCGAACGGATGCCGCGGGACCACGTGGACCGTCCCCGACAGGCCGCCGGGGCCGGAGCCTCGGTGCTTCACGAAGACCTCGACGTCCGTCCCCTCGCGGACCTCCGGCTCGCCGGGCCCACGCAGGTCGCGCTCGCAGTACGGGGCGTGCTCCAACAGTTGCCCGAACCTCGACAGGTACCGCTTGGGAGGGCCGATGTGGCTGTTCGCCTCGATGCAGTACGCCCGCACCGGACCGTCCGGGACCCACCGGTGCGTCGTCGCACGCGGGACGATCAGGTAGTCCCCCGACCCGAACGGCAGGTGCCCGAAGACGGTCTCGAGCGTGCCGCGCCCCGACTCGATGAAGACGCACTCGTCGCCCGTGGCGTTGCGGTACAGCGGGGACGTCTGCTCCCCGACCACGTACGAGAGCCTCACGTCGGCGTTGCCCAGCACGAGGCGCCGGCCCCGGACCAGATCTCGCTCGGCATCGCTGAACAGGTCGTGCAGGCGCAGGTGGCGCGGCAGCAACGGCTCGTTGGGAGCCGTGGCCTGGTCGGGCAGGTCCCACGTCCGGGCCTCGACGATCGCTGACGGCACGCCCACGTGGTAGAGCAGGGACGAGTCCGA
Above is a window of Aeromicrobium senzhongii DNA encoding:
- a CDS encoding homogentisate 1,2-dioxygenase, whose amino-acid sequence is MAHYRSAGLVPPKRHTQHRAADGSLYREELMGEEGFSSDSSLLYHVGVPSAIVEARTWDLPDQATAPNEPLLPRHLRLHDLFSDAERDLVRGRRLVLGNADVRLSYVVGEQTSPLYRNATGDECVFIESGRGTLETVFGHLPFGSGDYLIVPRATTHRWVPDGPVRAYCIEANSHIGPPKRYLSRFGQLLEHAPYCERDLRGPGEPEVREGTDVEVFVKHRGSGPGGLSGTVHVVPRHPFDVVGWDGCLYPYAFNVVDFEPITGRVHQPPPVHQVFEANNFVVCNFVPRKVDYHPRAIPVPYYHSNVDSDEIMFYVDGDYEARKGSGIAKGSVSVHPGGHSHGPQPSSIEASLGAESFDELAVMVDTFRPLELGEGGRAADDGVYHLSWGRS